The Plasmodium vivax chromosome 13, whole genome shotgun sequence nucleotide sequence ttttttcttttttctctttttttttttcttttccttttggggaggagggggggtCGGTACTACCTAAGTAAAATGATTTCGAGGAGAAGATGGTTCGATGTcgctttttcctcttctacCTAATCCTTATCCATTATGCGTTAGCAGTTCGAAATAAAAGTAGGCCGAAAGCGGATTTTTACTTGAAGACGAATTGCGAGTTGGTGAAGAGGCGAAAGAATGGCTCTAAGGCGTATTTCAAGAGGAAGGCGCGGGGTGAGGATTTGGGTTCGCGGGCTCGCTATGATGACTCGCAGCTATGGGGAAGACGCAACCGCTGCAGTGGCGGTAACCGCGTAAACCGGAGCAATCGTGAGAGAGGCGCTCTGCGCGCCACGAGCACGTTCGTGTCCAAGTActacaaaataaacataaacgACGTGTACAGCTACCTGAATAGGAAGAAATATGAGTTCATAGAGACAGACGTGAAGATAACGCTCAAATACTGCCCCTTCTGCCCGCCACACAAGTATAAATATGACAATATGTACAAGCAtgagatttttaaaaacacgGGAAATAGCTACTGCCACCGGTGCGGGTATAAAGGCAGCTTCTACGATTTCAAGCTAAAAATGGGGGACTTAATAACCAGCAATTTCGAAAACACCGTTGTAGACCATACCtatgaggaggaaaaaataaccttCAACGATGTCAAGGTGTATAGCATGAATTTGTTGTACTCCAAGGAGGCAGAAGCGGCAAGGAAATACTTAACCGAAGAGAGAAAGCTAAATTTAGAGACGCTCAAAAAGTATTACGTAGGATTTTCCATCATGGAATTTCAGTCGCTGGAAAATTCGGGGAAGTTTGAGAAGCACGAatgtttaattttcccctttataaGAAAGGCGAATGGTGCGAGCTCCCTGGGGTTGATGGGGAGCAAACACAGTACAAATGAGATAGACGCGCAGGAAAATGCCTCGTACGAAGTTGTCCGCATAAAGGTAAGAAGCTTGAGGGATAAGGGATACATGAGGTTGTACCCGAAGAACGTAAAAGACGAAGTGAAGTTATTCTTTTTCGGGGACCACTTGGTTGGCAGCTCCGAAGAGGTTGTCCTGACGGAAGGGGAGATAGATGCCATGACCGTAAGTCAGGAGACGAATTATGCAGCCATTTCCCTGCCCAATGGTTCCAAGTCGCTGCCGATATATTTGTTGCCCTATTTGGAAAGGTTCAAAAAGATACACCTGTGGCTCGATTTTGACAAGGCGGGGAAATCCAGCGTCTTTAATTTTGTCAATAAAATTGGGCTAGGGCGGACGAACGTAATAACCGATGCGAATGTGCACTATCTAGATGAGCAGCTCTTCGAGAGAAAGCggaaaaatttgttaaccAAAGGGGGTCTCCTCGTGCCCCTCACAGTTGGCGATAGCCCCATCGGCGTGGCGGAGCAGAAGCAGGGTGgtattaaagaaaatacgcaaaggggagaagaaaatggACACTCTGAGAACACCCTGGATGGAAGAAGCCCCAACACAGCTGCAGACCCCACGTCAGGCACAAACAAAGCAGATTTGAAAAcagcagaaaaggaaggtGACAGAAGGAAGAACCCCATTTGTGGTGAGACGGGAAGTACCCAagagggggagcaaaaaaaggcgagCGAAAATTGCAAAGCAAAAACGCTCCACTTTGTGCAGAACAATATTATGTACCTACCAAACAGCATCGTCGTGAAGGATGCCAATGACTGCCTAAAGCACAACATAGACGTTCgcttttttatacaaaatagCGAAAAGGTGAAACATAGCCAAATATTAAACTTCAACGATTTGAGACAAAACATTTTGGAAGAATTAAAATACCCAGATAGAATAAATGGGGTTAAGAGTAAAACCATTCCATCGTTAAATAAGTTTCTATATGGGCTACGCATGGGAGAGTTGTCCATATGGACAGGTCCAACGGGGGTAGGCAAAACTACCCTGCTATCCCAACTGTCACTAGATTATTGCATCCAGGGGGTATCTACCCTATGGGGGTCCTTCGaaattaataacataaaattaggAAAAGTAATGTTAAATcaattttgtggaaaaaacttagaaaaaaatatcgacCTATTTGACTTATATGCAGATAAATTTGAATTATTGCCTCTAAAATTTCTAAAGTTCCATGGAAGCACAAATATAGACCAAGTTTTAGACGCCATGGATTATGCAGTTTATGCCTACGATGTGAAGCACATCATTATAGACAATTTACAGTTTatgttaaatataaataaattttccgACATATATGAGCTACAGAACATTGCCATTGATAAGTTCAGATCGTTtagtacaaataaaaatgtgcatatcaCTTTGGTTGTTCATCCGAGGAAGGAGGATAACAATCTCCTCTCCATTGCCTCCGTTTTTGGTAGCGTCAAATCGACACAGGAGGCAGATAATGTGTTTATCATTCAGAGACATGTGTCCAAAACGAATgaaactgttttttttatagacATCAAAAAGAACAGGTTTAAGGGGAGCTTGGGTAGAATTCCCTACTTGTACAATAAGGAAAATATGACCATCAAGGAGATGTCCATTGGCTACTTAAATGATTCCATTTCGAGTAGCGGCTATGGGGCAAATGGtacccccccttcttccaattttttgccGAGTGTTAATCCCCCACGCGATGGATTGGACTTCACTCTGTGCGACGAATACGACTATATGAAGCAGCTGGCCGATGAGTACGAATCCAAGCACGCAGTGAGAAGGTACCGCCTTGGCGCTGATGGAAAGGCTAACGGTGTGGGGAGTGGAAGCACGAACAGGCCTAATGCTTCCTCCTTGAAGTGCTCCCAAAATGTAAATAGCACCGATGGAGGGTTGGTGGACTCCTCGCGCAATAACCAAAATAGGGATAACAAGCCGGTTAATCAGGTAGGCGGTGTGGAGGATGACCCCACGAGGAGTAACCACGTAGGTAGTGCAAACGGAAGGGGCGAAAAGGgaggcataaaaaatatactgaAGGGAACCGACCGAGGAGACACAGCCCCCCCTGTAGGAGGAACCCCAACGAGTGATAAACCAAGTGGTGGTAGCTCCCATGTGGGCACCCCTGCTAAGCCAACCGGGGAGAAGCAAGAACTAACCGCAGATATGTCCAAGCAGAGCGTACCATCCTACCGATTGAGCAGCGAAGGGATAATAAAACTATgcgaagaaataaaagacaACAAAGGGGAAACGCTAAAGGATAGAGAGATAACCATATCAATGAGGAGCTGTGTTATAAATAAAGACTCAACGATTAAGGACCTTCGAAACTTTATAAAGACAAACaagttaaatataaaaactgcGGGGAAGAACCTAAAAAAGGTAGACGTTTTTatagccattttgcagaGCATTCCGAAGGAGTACATAACGGTTAAGTATGTAGGAGGGGACGTGGGGAAGGGAAATCCTACCAACAACAATGTGCGAATGGGAGGTggtgaaaatgtgaaggggGGCAGACTCAATGGCGCGCTCGCAGGGAATCATAACAGTGTGAACGGTGGGGGGAGCCCGTCCAGGGCAATACCAATTGGGGGTCCCACCAAGAATGATCTCAACATCGTTACAACTGCGCGGGAATCCCCCGTGAATAGCCACAACCTTGGGCATATTTCAAGCGGACACGGGAGTGCCCCCCTAACGGGGGATGGCCAAGTAGGAGAAAAGCACTACagtgaagaaataaaatcgCTATACGGGGAGGAAGTCACGAAAAGGTACATCCAGGACAATATAATCAACGTAGACGACAACATTGTTAAGCGGAGTGGCACCTTCAAATTGGAAGGAGACGACAAAATGGTTGGGAGCGAAAAATTGGAGTACTACGAACCGGTGAAAAAATTCGACGACGACATTGAGTCGAGGTTTTTTCTCATACACGACAGTAATTACAACGAAAGGattaatcatatatataagaatgtAACGCACTGCGGGCTGGACATTGAGACTACCGGGCTGGAGGTGTTCGACGAGAAGATCCGCCTCATCCAGATCGCCGTGGAGGATTACCCAGTGATCATTTACGACATGTTTAACATAACGAAGGAGAGCATCCTAACTGGCCTGCGGGAAGtcctaaaaaatgaaaaagtggtgaaaattatacaaaacgGGAAATTCGACGCGAAATTTTTAATGCACAATAAATTTGAGGTAGCCAATATATTCGACACGTACATAGCTAGCAAGCTGTtagacaaaaataaaaacatgtACGGATTTAAGCTGAACAATATTGTggagaaatatttaaatgtaacCCTAGACAAGCAACAGCAAAATAGCGTGTGGAATAATTCGCTGCTGAACAATAACCAGCTGTTTTACGCTGCAAGAGACTCCAGCTGTTTACtcaaattgtacaaaaaattgaagtcCGAAATTTGTAGGGAAAATATGGGGACTGTAAACGATATTGAAAATAAGTGcattttgcccatttgtgaCATGGAGCTTAATGGCATCACGGTGGACCTGGAGAGCTTGAGCAAAAGTACGAATGAAATTTTGAGCGAATTAAATGAAGAGACGAGCAAATTGAAGGCAGAACTGAAGGACGAAGAAATTAACGTAAACTCGCAGCAACAGGTGCTAAAGgcattacaaaataaaaacgtgaGGGATGTTTCCAATAAACTTATCGAAAATACATCCGactcaaatttgaagaacttCCTCAACCATAGGGAAGTGGTCCTTCTAAGAAATTACAGAAGATTGTATAAGCTCTACTCCGCCTTCTACCTAAAGCTACCACaacatataaacaaaaaaacgaacaaaataCACACGACGTTTAATCAGTTAAAAACTTTCTCAGGCAGATTTAGCAGTGAGAAACCAAACTTACAGCAAATCCCAAGGCAGAAAAATATAAGGGAAATTTTCATTCCCCAAAAAgacaatatatttattatcgCCGACTTTAGGCAAATTGAGCTGAAGATAGCTGCAGAAATTACAAATGACGATATTATGCTCAAGGcgtataataataacatcGATTTGCACACACTCACCGCTAGCATTATCACGAAGAAGGCCATAGCTGATGTGAATAAGGAAGATAGGCACATTGCCAAGGCCATTAACTTTGGGTTAATCTACGGAATGAATTACgtcaatttgaaaaattatgcaaacaCGTATTATAACCTAAATATGAATCTTGATCAatgcctttatttttataactccttttttgagCACTATAAGGGCATATACAGATGGCACaatcaaataaaacaaatgagGGCCTTAGAGTACTCCACCCTTTCCAACAGGAAAGTCATTTTCCCCTACTTTTCCTTCACCAAGGCGTTGAACTACCCAGTGCAGGGCACCTGTGCTGACATTTTGAAACTCTCCTTAGTGGAGCTCTACAAAAATTTGAGACCCATCAATGGGAAAATCATCCTCTGCGTCCACGATGAAATTATAATCGAGGTGGACAAGAAATATCAGGAGGATGCCTTGAAAATCCTCGTGGAGTCGATGGAAAATTCcgcttccttctttttgaaaaaagtcAAGTGCGAAGTTTCCGTGAAGATTGCGCAGAACTGGGGCTCCAAGGAGTAGCAGAAGGGGTACATACCCCCGACTGGAAATTTTCGACACTCCCTCCCAGCCTCTTTATTTGCACGTCAGTTTTGCAATCGCGCATGTGAGCATGTGCCCTGCTGGTGTTCACTTTGGAGGACCGCTTTGCCAAACGTATCGTTAGCAACCGCAGCCCAGAGAATAGCACAGCGAATgaaatacaaaattgaaTACAGCCGCGCGGGCGCGCTTCCTTAGATTGTGCATGCCTACGCGGGCTGCTCTTTTATAACGAACAAACGAAggttttatacaaaaaaaagggaaagaggggaaaaagggaaggcaagTATGTTAAAATGGAACTGTGTCAAAATGGCACTGTCTCAAATGGAAATGCCTCAAATGACACTGTCTCAAAGGCGCCACGCTGCTATGCCTGTTATGGaccccattttgccgctgATCCACCCCCGGTTGGTAATCCTTTAGAAacatttttacgaaaaaaataaaaaggattcCCCTTAGCGTACGGCTTGGTGGGAGGAAGTCCGCACAAATGgttacatgttttttttttccttgtagGCATTGTTCAACGCTTGGAAGATCATCTCCGCTCTTAGCTGCAcgtagggggggaaaaaggagaacgGCATGGAAATGGCACAGAAATGGTATAGAAATGGTATAGCAACGGTGTGGGTGCAGATTTACACATATCAAGCGTGGGCAAGTACGTTTCTATGCAGTTGTGTACATCTGCTGGTATATACAAACACGGTGCCTGCTCATAGCACCCCCTCCGCAACTCATAGGCGCAcacgtacacatgtacacGTGTACACACGTTTGTATCTTTTCATCAAATTTGTGAATCCCCTGGCGCAATTATGAAGcgttttcgctttttttcgTCTTAGCTGTCTTTTTATTCGTCCGCTGTATCACGCGTtcgtgttttctttttttttttattaaatgcCGCCGCTTTGTTTGAGCATGGTTGTTAGCTGCCCATCGCGATTGGCTCCCCCTTTCGATTGGCTACCCCCTTCTATTTGGCACTCTTTTCCATTGGccgcctttttttaaccgtCTTAAACTTCTCGAACGCCTCagcatcccctttttttaagttgCTCACATTTTGACGCTACCGCTTGTTTTTCCAGTCGGCTGGGTGGCACTGTGAGTTGGCAGCCACGGCTCCACATGAGGGCAGCATGCGCAAATGCGCCCCTTCGCGCACATAGATGCTCTCACACGCAggcatacgcatatatatacacacgcATACAAGTGTATATGCGTGTGGGTGCTCCCCTCGCGCCTTACCACGCGCTCCACCGGCTTGCCCCTGTGCTTGTCCGGGTGGCAGAGAAGAATGGCACTCTTGTACGCCTTCTTGACCGTGGCCGAATTGGATATTAACTCGGACATGGGCACTTGCCTCCATTCGGAATCCTCCCACAAGACGTCACTTAACGTGCTCAGCATGACC carries:
- a CDS encoding POM1, putative (encoded by transcript PVX_085880A; Apicoplast targeted protein. Curated by Stuart Ralph, Walter and Eliza Hall Institute of Medical Research, Australia.), with amino-acid sequence MVRCRFFLFYLILIHYALAVRNKSRPKADFYLKTNCELVKRRKNGSKAYFKRKARGEDLGSRARYDDSQLWGRRNRCSGGNRVNRSNRERGALRATSTFVSKYYKININDVYSYLNRKKYEFIETDVKITLKYCPFCPPHKYKYDNMYKHEIFKNTGNSYCHRCGYKGSFYDFKLKMGDLITSNFENTVVDHTYEEEKITFNDVKVYSMNLLYSKEAEAARKYLTEERKLNLETLKKYYVGFSIMEFQSLENSGKFEKHECLIFPFIRKANGASSLGLMGSKHSTNEIDAQENASYEVVRIKVRSLRDKGYMRLYPKNVKDEVKLFFFGDHLVGSSEEVVLTEGEIDAMTVSQETNYAAISLPNGSKSLPIYLLPYLERFKKIHLWLDFDKAGKSSVFNFVNKIGLGRTNVITDANVHYLDEQLFERKRKNLLTKGGLLVPLTVGDSPIGVAEQKQGGIKENTQRGEENGHSENTLDGRSPNTAADPTSGTNKADLKTAEKEGDRRKNPICGETGSTQEGEQKKASENCKAKTLHFVQNNIMYLPNSIVVKDANDCLKHNIDVRFFIQNSEKVKHSQILNFNDLRQNILEELKYPDRINGVKSKTIPSLNKFLYGLRMGELSIWTGPTGVGKTTLLSQLSLDYCIQGVSTLWGSFEINNIKLGKVMLNQFCGKNLEKNIDLFDLYADKFELLPLKFLKFHGSTNIDQVLDAMDYAVYAYDVKHIIIDNLQFMLNINKFSDIYELQNIAIDKFRSFSTNKNVHITLVVHPRKEDNNLLSIASVFGSVKSTQEADNVFIIQRHVSKTNETVFFIDIKKNRFKGSLGRIPYLYNKENMTIKEMSIGYLNDSISSSGYGANGTPPSSNFLPSVNPPRDGLDFTLCDEYDYMKQLADEYESKHAVRRYRLGADGKANGVGSGSTNRPNASSLKCSQNVNSTDGGLVDSSRNNQNRDNKPVNQVGGVEDDPTRSNHVGSANGRGEKGGIKNILKGTDRGDTAPPVGGTPTSDKPSGGSSHVGTPAKPTGEKQELTADMSKQSVPSYRLSSEGIIKLCEEIKDNKGETLKDREITISMRSCVINKDSTIKDLRNFIKTNKLNIKTAGKNLKKVDVFIAILQSIPKEYITVKYVGGDVGKGNPTNNNVRMGGGENVKGGRLNGALAGNHNSVNGGGSPSRAIPIGGPTKNDLNIVTTARESPVNSHNLGHISSGHGSAPLTGDGQVGEKHYSEEIKSLYGEEVTKRYIQDNIINVDDNIVKRSGTFKLEGDDKMVGSEKLEYYEPVKKFDDDIESRFFLIHDSNYNERINHIYKNVTHCGLDIETTGLEVFDEKIRLIQIAVEDYPVIIYDMFNITKESILTGLREVLKNEKVVKIIQNGKFDAKFLMHNKFEVANIFDTYIASKLLDKNKNMYGFKLNNIVEKYLNVTLDKQQQNSVWNNSLLNNNQLFYAARDSSCLLKLYKKLKSEICRENMGTVNDIENKCILPICDMELNGITVDLESLSKSTNEILSELNEETSKLKAELKDEEINVNSQQQVLKALQNKNVRDVSNKLIENTSDSNLKNFLNHREVVLLRNYRRLYKLYSAFYLKLPQHINKKTNKIHTTFNQLKTFSGRFSSEKPNLQQIPRQKNIREIFIPQKDNIFIIADFRQIELKIAAEITNDDIMLKAYNNNIDLHTLTASIITKKAIADVNKEDRHIAKAINFGLIYGMNYVNLKNYANTYYNLNMNLDQCLYFYNSFFEHYKGIYRWHNQIKQMRALEYSTLSNRKVIFPYFSFTKALNYPVQGTCADILKLSLVELYKNLRPINGKIILCVHDEIIIEVDKKYQEDALKILVESMENSASFFLKKVKCEVSVKIAQNWGSKE